The following coding sequences are from one Parabacteroides pacaensis window:
- a CDS encoding amidophosphoribosyltransferase translates to MGGFFGTISKTSCATDLFYGTDYNSHLGTRRGGMATLHDGVFKRSIHNLENSYFRTRFEPELSKFEGNSGIGIISDTDPQPIFINSHLGKYALVTVAKVNNLVELEKELLDKGRHFSELNSGLINPTELVALLISEGNTFVEGIENVYNKIKGSCSMLLLTEEGIIAARDKNGRTPVIIGKKVGAYAVSSEPCSFPNLGYETEYNVGPGEIVKLTADTMVQLRAPNKKMQICSFLWVYYGYPVSEYEGINVDAARYASGMAMAKSDTIEADYVSGIPDSGIGMALGYAEGKGIPYRRAIVKYTPTWPRSFTPANQVVRDLVAKMKLIPNRQLLRNKRVVFCDDSIVRGTQLRDNVNILYGYGAKEVHMRIGCPPILHACPFIGFSASKSVLELIARRVIKELEGDDVQNLDKYATTGTPEYNNLVERIRKQLNITTLKFNTLENLIASIGLPKECVCTHCYDGSSYF, encoded by the coding sequence ATGGGTGGTTTTTTCGGAACTATTTCTAAAACAAGCTGTGCTACCGACTTATTTTACGGCACAGACTACAATTCTCACCTCGGAACCCGGAGAGGGGGTATGGCTACGCTACATGATGGCGTTTTTAAGCGTTCTATTCACAACCTGGAAAACTCTTATTTTCGTACCCGGTTTGAACCCGAATTAAGTAAGTTTGAAGGTAACTCCGGAATCGGAATAATTAGTGATACAGACCCTCAACCTATTTTTATTAATTCCCACTTAGGCAAGTATGCACTCGTTACCGTGGCTAAAGTAAATAATCTGGTAGAGCTGGAAAAAGAATTACTCGATAAAGGACGGCATTTCTCGGAACTTAATTCCGGACTGATAAATCCTACCGAGTTAGTAGCTTTACTTATTTCCGAGGGGAATACTTTTGTGGAAGGAATTGAAAACGTATACAACAAGATAAAAGGCTCCTGTTCTATGCTCCTCCTCACCGAAGAGGGGATCATTGCAGCCCGGGATAAAAACGGACGTACTCCCGTGATAATAGGAAAAAAGGTAGGAGCGTATGCCGTTTCCAGCGAACCTTGTAGTTTCCCGAATTTAGGATATGAAACAGAATATAATGTAGGTCCTGGCGAAATAGTAAAGCTTACTGCCGACACCATGGTACAACTTCGTGCTCCGAATAAGAAAATGCAAATCTGTTCTTTCTTGTGGGTCTATTACGGTTATCCTGTATCCGAATATGAAGGAATTAATGTAGATGCAGCCCGGTATGCCAGCGGGATGGCTATGGCCAAGAGCGATACGATTGAAGCCGACTATGTATCCGGCATTCCTGATTCCGGAATCGGTATGGCTTTAGGATATGCGGAAGGAAAAGGCATTCCGTACCGTAGGGCCATTGTAAAGTATACCCCTACCTGGCCTCGAAGCTTTACTCCTGCTAATCAGGTAGTCCGCGATTTGGTAGCGAAGATGAAATTGATTCCTAACCGGCAGCTTTTACGGAATAAACGGGTAGTATTTTGTGATGATTCCATTGTACGCGGAACCCAACTTCGCGATAATGTAAATATCCTCTATGGATATGGAGCGAAAGAGGTACACATGCGAATCGGCTGTCCGCCTATCTTACATGCCTGTCCGTTTATCGGATTTTCGGCTTCCAAGTCGGTATTGGAACTCATTGCCCGCCGTGTTATTAAAGAACTGGAAGGTGACGATGTGCAGAACCTGGATAAGTACGCTACCACCGGAACCCCGGAATATAATAATCTGGTAGAACGTATCCGGAAACAATTAAACATCACGACACTCAAATTCAATACCCTGGAAAATTTAATTGCATCAATCGGCTTGCCTAAAGAATGTGTGTGTACGCATTGTTACGATGGGTCAAGCTATTTTTAA
- the pepT gene encoding peptidase T: protein MNPTDRFLKYVLFDTQSSEETGTTPSTPGQMILARELVKELQAIGLEEISLDDKGYLMATLPANTKKENVPTIGFIAHLDTSPDASGTNIHPRIVKYEGGDIVLNEEDNIVLSPRQFPEIKDYIGQEIIVTDGRTLLGADDKAGVAAIIEAMAYLKAHPEIEHGKIRIGFTPDEEIGAGADYFDVEKFGCNWAYTIDGGQIGELEFENFNAAAAKIFFKGLNVHPGYAKDKMLNASYLAMEFASWLPVAQRPEHTSGYEGFFHLTNINGTVEEASLSYIIRDHERSLFEEKKSLLQALVNRMNEMHPGSTTLELRDQYYNMREIVEPKKYIIDYAFKAMTAVGVTPLVKPIRGGTDGARLSFMGLPCPNIFAGGHNFHGRFEFLPIPSLVKCAQTIVKIAELVTEE from the coding sequence ATGAATCCGACAGACAGATTTCTTAAGTATGTTTTATTCGATACGCAGTCGAGTGAAGAAACCGGCACTACGCCGAGCACTCCCGGCCAGATGATCTTGGCACGGGAGTTAGTGAAAGAACTTCAGGCTATCGGGTTGGAAGAGATCAGCCTCGATGATAAAGGTTATCTGATGGCCACTCTTCCCGCCAATACTAAAAAAGAGAATGTACCTACTATTGGGTTTATAGCCCACTTGGATACCAGTCCGGACGCATCGGGGACAAATATACATCCCCGCATTGTAAAATATGAAGGAGGTGATATCGTATTAAATGAAGAAGACAATATTGTATTATCTCCCCGCCAATTTCCGGAGATTAAGGATTATATAGGCCAGGAAATTATTGTTACCGATGGACGTACGCTGCTGGGTGCGGATGATAAAGCCGGTGTGGCTGCTATTATCGAAGCTATGGCGTACTTGAAAGCTCATCCGGAAATAGAACATGGCAAGATACGTATCGGCTTTACACCTGATGAAGAGATCGGTGCCGGAGCCGATTATTTTGATGTAGAGAAGTTCGGTTGTAATTGGGCTTATACTATCGATGGAGGACAAATAGGCGAATTGGAATTCGAAAATTTCAATGCCGCTGCTGCCAAGATATTTTTCAAAGGTTTGAATGTACACCCCGGCTATGCCAAAGACAAAATGTTGAATGCCTCTTATCTTGCTATGGAGTTTGCTTCGTGGCTTCCGGTAGCTCAACGGCCTGAACATACTTCCGGATACGAAGGTTTCTTTCACCTTACTAATATCAATGGAACGGTAGAAGAAGCTTCTCTTTCGTATATTATCCGTGACCATGAGCGTTCTTTATTTGAAGAAAAGAAATCTCTTTTGCAAGCATTGGTAAACCGTATGAACGAAATGCATCCCGGAAGTACTACGTTGGAACTTCGCGACCAATATTATAATATGCGTGAAATAGTAGAACCCAAAAAGTATATTATAGATTATGCATTCAAGGCGATGACTGCCGTAGGAGTTACTCCCTTAGTGAAACCTATCCGGGGTGGTACGGATGGTGCACGCCTTTCTTTTATGGGACTTCCGTGTCCTAATATCTTTGCCGGAGGACATAACTTCCATGGACGTTTTGAGTTTCTACCTATTCCTTCTTTGGTAAAATGTGCGCAAACGATTGTCAAAATAGCCGAACTGGTCACTGAAGAATAA
- the gcvT gene encoding glycine cleavage system aminomethyltransferase GcvT encodes MKSTPFTDVHMALGAKMHEFAGYNMPIEYSGILDEHLTVCKGVGVFDVSHMGEFWVKGPNALAFIQKITSNDASKLTVGKAQYTCFPNEEGGIVDDLLVYYYEPEKYMLVVNAANIEKDWNWCISHNTVGAELENASDHMGQLAIQGPKATEVLQRLTPVDLSSIPYYSFVTGEFAGCKNVIISNTGYTGAGGFELYFYPEDGMKIWNAIFEAGAPEGIKPIGLGARDTLRLEMGFCLYGNDLDDTTSPIEAGLGWITKFADGKDFTARAFLEKQKAEGVDRKLCAFELVDKGIPRHGYEIANADGSIIGVVTSGTMSPLMKKGIGMGYVVTPYTKIGSEIYIKVRNKSLKAIVVKPPFRK; translated from the coding sequence ATGAAATCGACTCCATTTACCGATGTGCACATGGCGTTAGGCGCCAAAATGCACGAATTTGCAGGCTACAACATGCCTATTGAATATTCCGGAATTTTAGACGAACATCTCACTGTTTGTAAGGGCGTGGGAGTGTTTGACGTTTCCCATATGGGAGAATTTTGGGTAAAAGGTCCGAATGCTTTGGCATTTATTCAGAAAATCACCTCGAATGATGCATCCAAGTTAACGGTCGGAAAAGCGCAGTATACTTGTTTCCCGAATGAAGAAGGAGGAATTGTGGATGATTTGCTGGTCTATTATTACGAACCTGAAAAATATATGTTGGTAGTAAATGCTGCTAATATTGAAAAAGATTGGAACTGGTGTATAAGCCATAACACGGTAGGTGCGGAATTGGAAAATGCGTCCGATCATATGGGACAATTAGCCATCCAGGGTCCGAAAGCAACCGAGGTTTTACAACGCCTTACACCCGTCGATCTTTCTTCTATTCCTTATTACTCTTTTGTTACGGGAGAATTTGCCGGTTGTAAAAATGTAATTATTTCCAATACGGGTTACACTGGGGCCGGAGGCTTCGAACTTTATTTTTATCCGGAGGACGGGATGAAGATATGGAATGCCATTTTTGAAGCCGGCGCGCCGGAAGGTATTAAACCGATTGGTTTGGGGGCACGGGATACTTTACGCTTGGAAATGGGATTTTGTTTGTACGGCAACGATCTGGATGATACGACTTCTCCTATCGAGGCGGGATTGGGATGGATTACCAAGTTTGCCGACGGTAAAGATTTTACGGCTCGCGCTTTCCTTGAAAAGCAAAAAGCAGAAGGGGTAGATCGCAAGCTTTGTGCTTTCGAACTGGTGGATAAAGGGATTCCTCGCCACGGATACGAAATTGCCAATGCGGACGGTAGTATCATCGGCGTGGTTACCTCAGGTACTATGTCGCCCTTAATGAAAAAAGGAATCGGTATGGGATATGTAGTTACTCCTTATACTAAAATTGGATCCGAGATTTATATTAAGGTGAGAAATAAGAGTTTGAAAGCTATAGTAGTAAAGCCCCCGTTCAGAAAATAG